One genomic window of Sulfurovum lithotrophicum includes the following:
- the era gene encoding GTPase Era, which translates to MFNKGKKDTKAGFVAVVGRPNAGKSTLLNYLVGEKLAMVSKKAQATRKRMNIIVMHENAQIIFVDTPGIHEKERLLNKFMLDEALKAMGDADLIVFLAPVTDKLTEYEKFLSLNESKNTKHIVVLTKMDHVKQGDILKKLGEYQKYQDRFEAIIPFSVNKKVGRKQLLDEIVKYLPQSPFLYDTEILTTENIRDIYKELIRESIFENLSDEIPYESDVTIEKIEEDDTMDRVYATIVVEKETQKGMIVGQKGSGIKRVGKLAREQMEFFSGKRIFLDLHVAVKKGWSKNRESLEEFGYIS; encoded by the coding sequence ATGTTTAATAAAGGAAAAAAAGATACCAAAGCGGGATTTGTTGCAGTAGTGGGAAGACCCAATGCAGGGAAGAGTACCCTTCTCAATTATCTGGTGGGTGAAAAACTGGCAATGGTTTCCAAGAAAGCGCAAGCAACACGTAAACGTATGAACATCATAGTGATGCATGAGAATGCCCAGATTATCTTTGTGGATACTCCCGGGATACATGAAAAAGAGAGATTGCTCAACAAATTTATGCTTGATGAAGCACTCAAAGCAATGGGGGATGCGGACCTGATCGTTTTCCTGGCCCCGGTAACGGACAAACTTACGGAATATGAAAAATTTCTATCGCTGAATGAATCCAAAAACACCAAACATATCGTAGTACTTACAAAAATGGACCATGTCAAACAGGGAGATATTCTTAAAAAACTGGGTGAGTACCAGAAATATCAGGACCGTTTTGAAGCAATCATTCCTTTTTCAGTTAATAAAAAGGTAGGCAGGAAACAGTTGCTTGACGAGATCGTGAAATATTTGCCCCAATCTCCTTTCCTTTATGATACAGAGATACTGACGACAGAGAATATTCGTGATATCTATAAAGAACTGATACGTGAATCCATATTTGAGAACCTGAGTGACGAGATACCTTATGAGAGCGATGTAACGATTGAAAAGATAGAAGAGGATGATACCATGGACAGGGTGTATGCAACGATAGTTGTGGAAAAAGAGACCCAGAAGGGGATGATTGTCGGACAGAAAGGTTCGGGTATCAAGCGTGTGGGAAAACTTGCACGCGAACAGATGGAATTCTTTTCGGGAAAGAGGATCTTTTTGGATCTGCATGTGGCAGTGAAAAAAGGGTGGAGCAAGAATAGAGAGAGTCTCGAAGAGTTTGGCTATATTTCCTAA
- a CDS encoding argininosuccinate synthase, producing the protein MAKRKISKAVLAYSGGLDTSIILKWLQDEYECEVVTFTADLGQGEEVEPARQKALDMGIKPENIFILDLREEFVKDFVFPMFRANAIYEGEYLLGTSIARPLISKKQIEIAHQTGADAVSHGATGKGNDQVRFELGYLALDPDIAVIAPWREWDLNSRTKLLAYAQEHGINIDNKGKPKPYSMDANLLHISYEGEHLENPYAEPEEDMWLWSVSPENAPDEPEYITISYKNGDPIAINREEMSPATILETLNTYGKKHGIGRIDIVENRMVGMKARGCYETPGGTIMLKAHRAIESITLDREEAHMKDELMPKYAKLIYNGLWWSPERKMLQAAIDATQENVEGTVKLKLYKGNVIVVGRKSDVSLYSEEHSTFEADDVYNQKDAEGFIRLNALRFIIEGKKQPERIKSLVADYEETEVCRIETGSVTICERIKRFFGFGKKTDKNV; encoded by the coding sequence ATGGCAAAAAGAAAGATCAGTAAAGCGGTATTGGCGTATTCCGGCGGATTGGATACAAGTATCATTCTCAAATGGCTTCAGGATGAGTATGAGTGTGAAGTGGTCACTTTCACGGCAGACCTCGGACAGGGTGAAGAAGTGGAACCTGCGCGTCAGAAAGCACTTGATATGGGTATAAAACCGGAGAACATTTTCATTTTAGATCTCAGAGAAGAGTTCGTCAAGGATTTTGTTTTTCCGATGTTCAGAGCGAATGCCATTTATGAGGGTGAGTATCTGCTTGGTACCTCTATTGCAAGACCGCTTATCTCCAAAAAGCAGATCGAGATCGCACATCAGACGGGTGCCGATGCCGTATCACACGGTGCGACAGGCAAAGGGAATGATCAGGTACGTTTTGAATTGGGTTATCTAGCACTCGATCCCGATATTGCCGTGATCGCACCATGGAGAGAATGGGACCTTAACTCCCGTACCAAGCTGCTTGCCTATGCACAGGAACACGGTATCAATATTGACAATAAGGGGAAACCGAAACCATACTCCATGGATGCGAACCTGCTTCACATCTCTTATGAAGGTGAACACCTTGAGAATCCGTATGCCGAACCGGAAGAAGATATGTGGCTCTGGTCTGTCAGCCCGGAGAATGCACCCGATGAGCCGGAGTATATTACCATCTCCTACAAGAATGGTGACCCGATCGCCATTAACCGTGAAGAGATGAGTCCGGCAACGATTCTTGAGACGCTGAATACTTACGGGAAAAAGCATGGTATCGGCCGTATCGATATCGTCGAGAACCGTATGGTGGGAATGAAAGCCAGAGGGTGTTATGAAACACCGGGTGGAACGATCATGCTCAAAGCGCACCGTGCTATCGAGTCTATCACGCTTGACAGGGAAGAGGCGCATATGAAAGATGAGCTGATGCCGAAATACGCAAAGCTTATCTATAACGGGTTATGGTGGTCTCCCGAGCGTAAAATGCTTCAGGCAGCCATTGATGCAACCCAGGAGAATGTAGAAGGTACTGTCAAGCTGAAACTCTACAAAGGTAATGTCATTGTTGTCGGAAGAAAATCGGATGTGTCTCTCTATTCTGAAGAGCACTCTACTTTTGAAGCGGATGATGTCTATAACCAGAAAGATGCAGAAGGGTTCATTAGACTCAATGCACTCAGATTCATCATCGAAGGCAAAAAACAGCCGGAGCGCATCAAGTCATTGGTTGCTGACTATGAAGAGACAGAAGTATGCCGCATAGAAACAGGGTCCGTCACGATCTGTGAGCGTATCAAACGTTTCTTCGGGTTTGGGAAGAAAACTGACAAGAACGTGTAG
- a CDS encoding thioredoxin family protein: MSEKKPLPVSLYADIKHNIGNGRPTILAFGMAHCYSCIAMSKVFAQVLQEHPEFQIYTIDGQKERIISRDVYRLKEMPTQLFFDAAGNEVFRHTGAYKKPVLDIILKKYGFV, translated from the coding sequence ATGTCAGAAAAAAAACCGCTTCCTGTCAGTCTGTATGCCGATATCAAACACAACATCGGTAACGGCAGGCCGACGATTCTGGCATTTGGTATGGCCCACTGTTACAGCTGTATAGCGATGTCAAAGGTATTTGCCCAGGTACTGCAGGAGCATCCTGAATTTCAGATTTATACCATAGACGGACAGAAAGAGCGCATTATCAGCCGTGATGTCTACCGGCTCAAAGAGATGCCGACACAGCTCTTTTTCGATGCAGCAGGCAATGAAGTGTTCCGACATACGGGAGCCTATAAAAAGCCGGTGCTTGATATCATTCTGAAAAAGTACGGTTTTGTGTAG
- the mshL gene encoding pilus (MSHA type) biogenesis protein MshL, translating to MKTIRNRGMKFIVACAIFIGLTQASTAGSCSTKLFSVTIDSKLSIGDVIENLADTCDLTVNVKDDAAKKRMNKKLYYVKLKNSTLKGFLNTILKDNDLYYTLKGNKLTISYLITRTFKIHYISGKRIGKSNANITIAGSADSSVGAQGGGGGGGAKSASSITKTGVSIESNDEFRFWQTVQKEIQRILIGAGDGSTHYSRTGDSWTGPDGQVWEYNPLEPIVNPEAGMVTVTGTARQINRVARYINALSRQIKTQVLIDVRILAVKFDDSRTTGVDWSQLYGLENFAVNSLMMAQKNVASYTFDALQGITDTEFAPGTQPRNGNIVQLTGKADLNEVVKFLATQGDVKAISSPRVMTLNNQPAMISVGRELFYKIKSTSALGTGNNANTAQGEVVDSVFAGILLDITPEIGNNGIITLKINPSISEPVDEVSTGIGTRNIPPDLIRRQIASVVKVKDGEHAILGGLITSSTGTKVNKIPLLGDIPLLKYVFSHEEKINKVEELVLILTPHIIRSSKSVTLKDLGYTKLNEK from the coding sequence ATGAAAACAATACGAAACAGGGGAATGAAATTCATTGTCGCATGTGCAATATTCATTGGATTGACACAAGCATCAACGGCAGGAAGCTGTTCTACAAAACTTTTTAGTGTTACCATTGACAGTAAACTCAGCATTGGTGATGTCATAGAGAATCTGGCGGATACATGTGACCTGACGGTAAATGTCAAAGATGATGCTGCCAAAAAAAGAATGAACAAAAAACTCTATTACGTAAAGCTGAAAAACAGTACTTTGAAAGGATTTTTGAATACAATCCTGAAAGACAATGACCTGTACTATACGCTAAAAGGGAACAAGCTGACGATCTCCTATCTGATCACCAGAACATTCAAGATACACTATATTTCCGGAAAAAGAATAGGAAAAAGTAATGCGAATATTACCATTGCAGGTTCTGCAGATTCTTCCGTTGGTGCCCAGGGCGGTGGCGGTGGCGGTGGCGCTAAAAGCGCAAGCAGTATCACAAAAACAGGTGTTTCCATTGAAAGTAATGATGAATTTAGATTCTGGCAGACGGTGCAGAAAGAGATTCAACGTATCCTGATCGGTGCGGGTGATGGAAGTACACACTATTCAAGAACAGGAGACAGCTGGACAGGACCTGATGGCCAGGTATGGGAATATAATCCGCTTGAGCCGATTGTCAATCCGGAAGCAGGTATGGTAACGGTAACCGGTACGGCAAGACAGATCAACAGAGTAGCGAGATACATTAACGCATTGAGCAGACAGATCAAAACACAGGTACTTATCGATGTGCGTATCCTGGCTGTCAAATTTGATGACAGTAGGACGACAGGTGTCGACTGGTCACAGCTTTATGGTCTGGAAAACTTTGCTGTCAATTCTTTGATGATGGCACAAAAAAATGTTGCATCCTATACTTTCGACGCTCTCCAGGGTATCACTGATACAGAATTTGCCCCTGGGACACAACCAAGAAATGGAAACATTGTTCAGCTGACGGGGAAGGCAGATCTCAATGAAGTCGTGAAGTTTCTTGCTACACAGGGAGATGTCAAAGCGATCTCAAGCCCAAGGGTCATGACCCTTAACAATCAGCCGGCAATGATCTCAGTGGGTAGAGAGCTTTTCTATAAGATCAAGTCTACCAGCGCACTTGGTACCGGAAATAATGCTAATACAGCTCAGGGTGAAGTTGTTGATTCTGTTTTTGCAGGTATTTTGCTGGATATCACTCCGGAAATAGGAAATAATGGTATTATCACATTGAAGATCAATCCATCAATTTCGGAACCGGTAGATGAGGTATCTACTGGAATAGGAACAAGAAATATTCCACCTGACCTTATTAGAAGACAAATTGCTTCTGTAGTGAAAGTCAAAGACGGTGAGCATGCGATCCTTGGTGGTTTGATCACGTCCAGTACTGGTACAAAGGTTAATAAAATACCACTGTTAGGCGATATACCTCTATTGAAGTATGTCTTCTCACATGAAGAGAAGATCAACAAGGTAGAAGAGTTGGTCCTCATCCTTACACCGCATATCATAAGATCTTCCAAGTCTGTCACACTGAAAGACCTTGGATATACAAAACTCAATGAAAAGTAG
- a CDS encoding M3 family metallopeptidase: protein MFKEFKIDHLDTFPQKLETLLDRQRAKIDEITKNSETSYEKILKPMQDMDEELGLFFTPLSHLNSVMNSDETQKAYESSIPLLSKFSSEIAQNEALFHKLEKIRAEDEEAKTVVRNEVRDFVLSGAKLPKDKKKRMEEINLHLSELSNSFSQNLLNATNVYELIIEDPKDVQGMPQTDIDAATEKLEGKTIYKFTLQIPSYMAYMTYGPNREYRKELYKAYNTRAPENAEVIDQILALKQEKARLLGFENYAKYALETRDANTEEEVLGFLDTLADAALPQAKEELEELKAYAKKTDGIDDLASYDVGYYSEKLKKEKFDFDDTMTKPYFEQEKVLNGMLDIVSELFDVTFKTANVPTWHACVKPFDIYENGELSGRIYFDLEARKEKRGGAWMNDWETHFTDSKGMPHLASAFVVCNFSPKIENAPSLLRHDDVVTLFHEMGHAIHHLFGKCHERAVSGINGVAWDVVEFPSQFLENFAYEAAILKRFGFHYETGEPISGELMRKIKETKNFQAALGILRQVEFSLFDFKLHQKLYQGEKVQALLDSIRDRTSLLRPPSYNKFQHGFAHIFAGGYAAGYYSYKWAEVLSADAFFECLDEKEGFNKERAKGYKEIILANGGAKEMSELYKEWLGRKPEVNSLIKLYEIA, encoded by the coding sequence ATGTTTAAAGAATTTAAAATAGACCATTTGGATACCTTTCCCCAGAAACTGGAGACACTGCTTGACAGACAGAGAGCCAAAATAGACGAGATCACAAAAAACAGCGAGACGAGTTATGAAAAAATTCTTAAACCCATGCAGGATATGGATGAGGAACTCGGACTCTTTTTTACCCCGCTCTCACACCTCAACTCAGTTATGAACTCTGACGAGACACAGAAAGCCTATGAATCCTCCATCCCCCTGCTCTCCAAATTCTCTTCCGAGATCGCACAGAACGAAGCACTTTTTCATAAACTTGAAAAGATCAGAGCCGAAGATGAAGAGGCCAAGACCGTTGTCAGGAACGAAGTAAGAGATTTTGTACTTTCCGGTGCCAAACTTCCCAAAGACAAAAAGAAAAGAATGGAAGAGATAAACCTGCACCTCTCTGAACTCTCCAACAGCTTTTCACAGAACCTTCTCAATGCCACCAATGTCTATGAGCTTATTATAGAAGATCCAAAAGATGTGCAAGGAATGCCGCAGACCGATATCGATGCTGCCACAGAGAAGCTAGAGGGAAAGACCATCTACAAATTCACTCTGCAGATCCCGAGCTACATGGCTTACATGACTTACGGGCCAAACCGTGAGTACAGAAAGGAGCTTTACAAAGCCTACAATACACGGGCACCTGAAAATGCCGAAGTGATCGACCAGATCCTTGCACTCAAGCAGGAGAAGGCCCGACTGCTCGGCTTTGAGAACTATGCCAAGTATGCACTCGAGACACGTGATGCCAATACAGAAGAAGAGGTTCTCGGTTTTCTCGATACTCTGGCCGATGCTGCACTGCCTCAGGCAAAAGAAGAACTTGAAGAGCTGAAAGCCTACGCGAAAAAAACAGATGGCATTGACGATCTTGCCTCCTATGATGTAGGGTATTACAGTGAAAAGCTCAAAAAAGAAAAATTCGATTTTGACGACACGATGACCAAACCCTATTTCGAACAGGAAAAAGTCCTCAACGGTATGCTTGACATCGTTTCAGAGCTCTTTGACGTGACCTTCAAAACTGCCAATGTTCCAACCTGGCATGCCTGTGTCAAACCCTTTGATATCTATGAGAACGGTGAGCTGTCGGGACGCATTTACTTTGATCTGGAAGCACGCAAAGAGAAACGCGGCGGCGCATGGATGAATGACTGGGAGACCCATTTTACAGACAGCAAAGGCATGCCCCACCTCGCTTCGGCCTTTGTCGTATGTAATTTCTCTCCCAAAATAGAAAATGCGCCTTCTCTGCTCAGGCACGACGATGTCGTCACTCTTTTCCATGAAATGGGACATGCTATTCACCATCTCTTCGGAAAGTGCCATGAGCGTGCTGTCTCAGGCATCAACGGGGTTGCCTGGGATGTGGTAGAATTCCCCTCGCAATTCCTGGAGAACTTTGCCTATGAAGCAGCAATACTCAAGCGTTTTGGATTCCATTATGAAACGGGGGAACCCATTTCAGGGGAACTGATGCGAAAAATCAAAGAAACCAAAAACTTTCAAGCGGCACTAGGTATCCTCAGACAGGTCGAGTTCTCTCTCTTCGATTTCAAACTGCACCAGAAGCTCTACCAGGGAGAAAAAGTACAGGCGCTGCTTGACAGCATCAGAGATAGGACCTCCCTGCTCAGACCACCAAGCTACAACAAGTTCCAACACGGTTTTGCCCACATCTTTGCCGGAGGATATGCAGCAGGCTACTACAGCTACAAATGGGCGGAAGTCCTCTCGGCCGATGCTTTCTTTGAATGTCTCGACGAGAAAGAGGGGTTTAACAAAGAGCGTGCCAAAGGATACAAAGAGATCATCCTCGCCAATGGTGGCGCCAAAGAGATGAGTGAACTTTACAAAGAGTGGCTGGGACGCAAACCTGAAGTCAATAGTCTCATTAAACTCTATGAAATCGCATAA
- a CDS encoding ATP-binding protein, producing MKSRYESAKNVFIDSIDIDDYIELSTSVNAYKQLEHSIDKPLKMILLFGRPGTGKSILLNRIQKKLKYQKEIHYFDTPSLSEKEFFHKLFKVLTGKELPRNTEVNFSALVDFCKNLRGEREIIILLDEAQMYGPDMMEKIRLLSDSRAVKFVVSLHKTENEDLIAKEHFQSRIWEVIELKNANHEDLTNYIHKKLLKKNLFEIANSIKARDMKMIHTFTKGNFRECNKLLFTIFEICEYYDMNEPAKINYDKVPKRIIEMAALKLGYINV from the coding sequence ATGAAAAGTAGATACGAATCTGCCAAAAATGTATTCATCGATTCAATTGATATCGATGATTACATTGAACTAAGTACTTCTGTTAATGCCTATAAACAGTTGGAACACAGCATTGACAAACCTTTAAAAATGATTCTTCTTTTTGGACGTCCTGGTACGGGGAAGAGTATTCTGCTCAACCGTATCCAGAAAAAACTGAAATATCAAAAAGAGATCCACTACTTTGATACACCTTCTCTTAGTGAAAAAGAATTTTTTCATAAATTATTTAAAGTATTGACAGGAAAAGAATTGCCCCGGAATACAGAGGTGAATTTTTCTGCTTTGGTTGATTTTTGCAAGAATTTAAGAGGTGAAAGAGAGATCATCATCCTGCTGGATGAAGCACAGATGTATGGTCCGGATATGATGGAGAAGATACGTCTTCTCTCTGACAGCAGAGCCGTAAAATTCGTTGTGTCTCTGCACAAAACAGAGAATGAAGACCTGATCGCAAAAGAGCATTTTCAATCCCGTATTTGGGAAGTGATTGAGCTGAAAAATGCCAACCATGAAGATCTGACAAACTATATACACAAAAAACTGCTTAAAAAGAATCTTTTCGAGATTGCAAACAGTATTAAAGCAAGAGATATGAAAATGATCCATACATTTACCAAAGGGAATTTTCGCGAATGCAACAAACTTCTGTTTACGATATTTGAAATCTGTGAATATTATGATATGAATGAGCCTGCAAAGATCAATTATGACAAAGTGCCAAAACGGATTATTGAAATGGCTGCGCTCAAACTAGGATATATAAATGTATGA
- the rplI gene encoding 50S ribosomal protein L9 codes for MKVLLIKDVKSLGKAGEIKEVKDGYGQNFLINKGLAKLATPDVVENWKAEQARKEKELKEEIARFEAEKKKLEAHTIRIEKQSAPVGIKGSVGNSDISAAIKEQLDIDLDKKHINLKKALKSTGVHEVDAKLGHGIHATLKVEVVGV; via the coding sequence ATGAAAGTATTATTGATAAAAGATGTAAAGTCACTAGGCAAAGCTGGAGAGATCAAAGAAGTAAAAGACGGATACGGACAGAACTTCCTTATTAACAAAGGTCTTGCAAAACTGGCAACACCGGATGTAGTAGAGAACTGGAAAGCGGAACAGGCCCGAAAGGAAAAAGAACTTAAAGAGGAGATCGCCCGTTTTGAAGCGGAAAAGAAAAAACTCGAAGCGCATACGATCCGCATTGAAAAACAGTCCGCTCCGGTAGGGATTAAAGGGTCGGTCGGGAATTCCGATATCTCCGCAGCGATTAAAGAACAGCTGGACATCGATCTTGACAAGAAGCATATCAATCTGAAAAAAGCATTGAAATCCACAGGAGTCCATGAAGTGGATGCCAAACTCGGACACGGTATTCATGCCACGCTGAAAGTGGAAGTGGTAGGTGTCTAA
- the hslV gene encoding ATP-dependent protease subunit HslV, translating to MFDATTILGYKADGKAVIGGDGQVTFGDTVLKSNATKIRTLYEGKILAGFAGSTADAFNLFDMFEGILAEKRGDLFKSVIGFSKMWRKDKHLRQLEAMMIVLDREHIFILSGTGDVVEPQDGKIAAIGSGGNYAISAARALDKHANLEPRELVQESLEVAGDLCIYTNKNIKILEL from the coding sequence ATGTTTGACGCTACTACGATACTGGGGTACAAGGCGGACGGCAAAGCGGTCATAGGCGGTGACGGACAGGTGACTTTCGGCGATACGGTACTCAAAAGCAATGCCACGAAGATACGTACTCTTTACGAGGGAAAGATCCTGGCAGGGTTTGCCGGAAGTACGGCGGATGCTTTCAACCTCTTCGATATGTTCGAAGGGATACTGGCAGAGAAGAGAGGGGATCTTTTCAAATCGGTGATCGGTTTTTCCAAAATGTGGCGGAAAGACAAACATTTGCGCCAGCTCGAAGCGATGATGATCGTATTGGACAGGGAGCATATCTTCATTCTTTCGGGAACCGGTGATGTGGTCGAACCCCAGGACGGGAAGATCGCGGCGATAGGGTCGGGAGGAAATTATGCCATTTCAGCTGCAAGAGCACTGGACAAACATGCAAATCTGGAACCGAGGGAACTTGTGCAGGAATCACTTGAAGTAGCTGGTGACCTTTGTATCTATACAAATAAAAATATAAAGATATTGGAACTGTAA
- the hslU gene encoding HslU--HslV peptidase ATPase subunit: protein MENLTPKEIVAHLDNYVIGQDDAKRTIAVALRNRYRRMQLDHEMQQDVTPKNILMIGSTGVGKTEIARRLAKMMNLPFIKVEASKYTEVGFVGRDVESMIRDLAATAMTIVRESENEKNAEKIENYIENKIIEKLLPPLPAGASEQKQAEYDASFARMQEKFAKGELDHLKIKVTMPNNPQMPEEGLPPQMIQVQESIVKVLGGMGKKGPEKEVTVKEARKILAQEASETLLDEEQLKELALEKVEKGGIVFLDEVDKIAVPSNSQGRQDPSKEGVQRDLLPIVEGSTVATKLGQVKTDHILFIAAGAFHLSKPSDLIPELQGRFPLRVELNSLNEEALYRILTEPKHSLVKQYQALMAVEGVELEFEESALHAIAHYSLMANEKTEDIGARRLHTVMEKIIEEISFTADEHSGEKVVIDRLLVKDKIGQVVEDEDTTRYIL, encoded by the coding sequence TTGGAGAATTTGACACCAAAAGAGATCGTAGCACATCTTGACAACTATGTCATAGGACAGGATGATGCCAAGAGGACCATTGCTGTAGCATTGAGAAACCGTTACCGACGTATGCAGCTCGACCATGAGATGCAGCAGGATGTCACGCCGAAGAATATTTTGATGATCGGCAGTACCGGTGTGGGTAAAACGGAGATTGCCAGAAGACTGGCGAAAATGATGAACCTGCCTTTCATCAAAGTAGAAGCGAGCAAATATACCGAAGTGGGCTTTGTAGGGAGAGACGTTGAGTCGATGATACGTGATCTTGCAGCAACGGCGATGACGATCGTGCGTGAGAGCGAGAATGAGAAGAATGCGGAGAAGATCGAGAATTATATAGAGAACAAGATCATCGAGAAACTGCTTCCGCCGCTTCCTGCAGGAGCCAGCGAGCAGAAGCAGGCCGAGTATGATGCCTCCTTTGCCAGAATGCAGGAGAAGTTCGCCAAAGGGGAACTGGACCATCTTAAGATCAAAGTGACCATGCCGAACAATCCGCAAATGCCTGAAGAGGGACTGCCGCCGCAAATGATACAGGTACAGGAGTCCATCGTCAAAGTACTTGGCGGGATGGGAAAAAAAGGGCCGGAAAAAGAAGTGACGGTCAAAGAGGCCAGGAAGATACTGGCACAGGAAGCGAGTGAAACGCTGCTGGATGAAGAGCAGCTGAAAGAACTGGCACTGGAGAAAGTGGAGAAGGGCGGTATCGTTTTTCTTGACGAGGTTGACAAGATCGCTGTCCCTTCAAATTCACAGGGACGACAGGACCCGAGCAAGGAAGGGGTGCAGAGAGACCTGCTTCCTATTGTAGAAGGTTCAACTGTAGCAACCAAACTGGGGCAGGTCAAAACCGACCATATCCTTTTCATCGCGGCGGGAGCATTTCATTTGAGTAAACCAAGTGATCTCATTCCGGAACTACAGGGACGTTTCCCCTTAAGGGTAGAGCTCAACTCATTGAACGAGGAGGCGCTTTACCGCATATTGACCGAACCGAAGCATTCGCTGGTCAAACAATATCAGGCATTGATGGCGGTTGAAGGTGTGGAACTGGAATTTGAGGAGAGTGCACTGCATGCCATTGCACACTACTCTCTGATGGCGAATGAGAAAACGGAAGATATCGGCGCAAGACGTCTACATACAGTCATGGAGAAGATCATCGAAGAGATTAGCTTTACGGCGGATGAACACAGTGGAGAGAAAGTAGTTATCGACAGATTATTGGTCAAAGATAAGATAGGCCAGGTTGTGGAAGATGAGGATACGACGAGATACATTCTTTAA
- a CDS encoding pyridoxine 5'-phosphate synthase, producing the protein MLLGVNIDHIAVLREARKVADPDPLDALGICRRAGADQITIHLREDRRHMHDIDAKNIIELSALPVNLECATEPSMIDITCGLRPHRVTLVPEKREEVTTEGGLAVTGEQSRLKEAISRLQKEEIEVSLFIDPASNAVQASADLGVEWIEFHTGKYANIYAMLYSNLTKTHHSIPELKLPRSVLKKMLEEELESLSALSAEARVLGLKVAAGHGLNYHNVQAVAKIEEIEELNIGQSIIARSVYTGLEQAILDMKAALIK; encoded by the coding sequence ATGTTACTGGGTGTCAATATCGACCATATCGCCGTTCTGAGAGAAGCTCGCAAAGTAGCCGACCCTGACCCGCTGGATGCACTGGGCATCTGCAGACGTGCAGGAGCAGACCAGATCACCATCCACCTGCGTGAAGATCGCAGACATATGCATGACATCGATGCGAAGAACATCATAGAACTCTCTGCCTTACCGGTCAACCTGGAATGTGCCACGGAACCTTCGATGATAGACATTACCTGCGGCCTCAGACCCCACCGTGTCACACTGGTTCCTGAAAAACGTGAAGAGGTGACCACCGAAGGCGGCTTGGCAGTCACGGGAGAACAGTCAAGACTCAAAGAGGCGATCAGCCGGCTGCAAAAGGAAGAGATAGAAGTATCACTATTCATCGACCCAGCCTCCAATGCCGTACAGGCCTCTGCAGATCTTGGCGTGGAGTGGATCGAGTTCCATACTGGCAAATATGCCAACATCTACGCCATGCTCTACAGCAATCTCACTAAAACACATCACAGCATCCCCGAACTGAAACTTCCCAGAAGTGTACTCAAAAAAATGCTCGAAGAAGAACTTGAAAGCCTGAGTGCTCTCTCTGCCGAAGCAAGGGTACTTGGGCTCAAAGTGGCAGCAGGACACGGACTCAACTACCACAACGTTCAGGCAGTAGCCAAAATAGAAGAGATCGAAGAACTCAACATCGGGCAAAGCATCATTGCACGTTCGGTCTATACAGGCCTTGAGCAGGCGATTTTGGATATGAAAGCTGCACTAATAAAGTAA